The window CGCGCATGAGGCCGGCCGCTCTGATTCGCGTTAGTGAGTCCCGCTCTTCTTCGACTCTTTACTCTCGGCCTTCGTGCTTCCGCTGTCGGCTGAGGCGGCCTTTTTTTCCGCCTCCACGGCTTTTTTTCGCTCAGGGTTGGCATAATCAGTGACGTACCAGCCCGACCCCTTAAAGAGTAGACCGGGAGCAGAGAGCATCTTATGGACTTTTCCCTGGCACAATACGCACTTTTTGATTGGCTTGTCAGAAATCTTTTGGATTACCTCAAACGTGTGACGGCAGACCTCGCACTCGTACTCGTAAATCGGCACAAATGCTACCTCCTTTTCAATCAGCCTCAACAGAGGGCGACCATTAAAAGTATGCCTTCGTTGATACACGCTCATCGACTGAAGCCGGTTCAGTTCAGCCGTGTATGGTAGGATAAGCCACGGGTCCCGCAATGTCAAGGTGGCGAGCCCATTGATTCTGAGATCAAGAGGCCGGCACCTGTCTGTCGTCAGGCAGGTTGGAAGGATTTTTCTTGACAGTAGTGCGGCTTAACGGGTAAGAAAGTTGCGAGATATGACGATACTGCACCCTAATCATTCCAAACCAAGCTCCACACCTTGCCGTTTCATCTCAGCGCGATCACTGGCGGGGCTCTGTACTGAGCCATATCCGTGGCCTGATCAGCGTGATGAGGCGAGGCGGGGCCTGACTCAGGCCGACCAGGATCGACTGCTCCCTGTCGGACATCGCGATTAACTCCGTGTTGCCCACGTCGATCGAGCAACGTTCAGCCATGAAGAAAACCGTGATGATTGCTACGATTCTCACGATCGTGGTCGGTCTGGTATCCACCTATGTCCTCTTCAGTGAGTGGCTTGACCCGAGAGAGTACTGGGAGTGGATTGAAACCTCCGTCAACGATCAGGCGTTAGTCCGGTACGTCAAACAGTCCGGACCGTGGGCGCCTCTCGTATTTATCGGACTCCAGGCCCTCCAGATCGTTGTTGCGCCGTTCCCCGGTGAGGTGACGGGCATCATCGGTGGGTACCTCTTCGGGACGCTGTTGGGTCTTATCTATTCTACCATCGGCCTGACCGTCGGCTCCTGTCTTGCCTTCGGCCTGGGTCGTTGGATGGGACACCATTTTGCCCGCCGGTTCGTCACACCCCAGACCTACGACATGTTCTTCTTTCTCACACGGACCCACGGCAAATTGATCACCTTCCTCCTCTTTCTGATTCCCGGCTTCCCAAAGGACTTTCTGTGCTATATTCTCGGCGCCAGTCCCCTACCCTTTGGCGTCTTCTTTCTGCTTAGTACTGTGGGTCGCATTCCCGGTACATGGTTCCTCTCTATGCAGGGAAGGCAGGTCCGAGCCGCTCACTACGGCAGTTTCTTTGCCCTCATCTTCTTCCTGTCTGTAGGCCTCCTGTTACTGTACCTGTATCGTGAGCCGCTCTTCAAATGGATCAAACTCGATCATTATCGGCGGCAGCGGCGGAAGCGGGACATGACGAGGGACTCGGAGGTCGGATGAGCCTCTGGAGAAGTAGTGCGGGAGGCCAAACGGAACCTCAGCTATGAATGTAACGCTGCGGCTGATGACCGCCATTCTTCTACCCCTGCAGTGGATAGTCATCCGGATTCTCGGCATTCACCTGCCACCTGAATGGGAGGCGGTGGGCGCCGGATTAGCCATCTTTGGGGCGGCGTTCATCCTGTCCTGGGCGGCCGAGGTCGCGCAAGCCGATATCCCGCAAGCGCTTGCGTTGGCCTTTCTCGCGCTGGTCGCCGTACTGCCGGAATATGCGGTCGATATCTACTTTGCCTGGTCTGCCGGTAAGGACCCGACCTACATCGCCTACGCTACCGCTAATATGACCGGCGCCAACCGCCTTCTGATCGGCCTAGGGTGGGCTTCCGTTGTTGTGACCTTCTGGCTCAAGACCCGACATCGGCAGGTCGTCCTTGACCGATCTCGCTCCATCGAACTCCTTCATCTGACGCTCGCCACTGTCTATAGTTTCCTGATCCCACTGAAAGGGACCCTTTCGGTGCTCGACTCAGTCGTCCTGTTGGCGATCTTTGTGTCGTACATGATTTCGGCCTCGAAGGCGAAGATCGTCGAGCCCGAACTGGACGGAGGGGTCGGGGAACTCTTGATGCGGATGCGGCCGAACCTGCGTCGGTTAGCTACCGTCGCACTGTTCGTCCATGCCGGGCTCGGCATCTTTCTCGCAGCCGAACCCTTCGCCGAGGGACTGCTGGCTACCGGCCGGGCATTCGCGATCGAGGAGTTTCTCCTGGTGCAGTGGCTGGCGCCGCTGGCCTCCGAGTCGCCTGAATTCATTGTGGCGATCGTTTTCGCACTTCGTGGGAACCCCGGAGCCAGCATGGGTACCCTTGTGTCTTCGAAGGTCAATCAGTGGACTCTTCTGATCGGCATGCTTCCGCTCGCTTACAACCTCTCTGCCGGCCATCTGGGGGCGATGCATCTGGACGCCAGACAGATCGAGGAGATATTCCTGACAGCGGCCCAATCGTTCTTTGCGGTCGCCGTGCTGGCTAATCTTTCATTCTCACTTTTGGAAGCCGGACTCTTCTTCAGTCTCTTTATCACCCAACTGTTTTTCACGGATCCCTTCTCCCGCCACCTTTATGCTATTGCCTATATTCTACTTGCGGCGACGTGGCTCATCGTAAGCCGCTCAAGTCGGCAAGGTCTTGCTACGATGGTGGTGGAGCGATGGACCGGAAAAGACATGGCGTCTTCCCCTCAGGAGTGAAGAAAGACAATCCAGCAAGAACAGGTGATGATTAAAGAGTACGGCCGAGGAGGGGAGCGGCGCCTTCTAAACAGGAACTGAGCCCGATGAGGCCTGTTAACGGACTAGAGGCGATTATATTGGGGTTTACGCCAATGGGGTATTGCGCCGGACACGCAGATCATCCGTCATGTCATCGGCGCTGCCTGAAAGGCGTGAAGCAGAAAGGGGTTCAATGAACGAAGAGAAGAGACTCGCCCTCTTCATCGACTTCGAAAACATCGCGATCGGCATCAAGCAGGCCAAGCACAAGCAGTTCGAGATCGGCCTTGTGCTTGAGCGGCTCGTGGAAAAGGGAAAAATCATGGTCAAGCGTGCCTATGCCGACTGGGGACGCTACGCCGAGTACAAACGGCCCCTCCACGAAGCGGCTATCGAGCTGATCGACATCCCACAGAAGCGAATCAGCGGCAAGAACAGCGCCGATATCCGGCTGGCGGTGGATGCGATGGACATGGCGTACTCCAAGGAGCACCTTGATACCTTTGTCATCGTTTCCGGTGACAGTGATTTTTCGCCTTTGGTTTCCAAATTGCGAGAGAATAACAAGGAGGTTATCGGTCTCGGCGTGAAGAATTCGGTTTCGGAGCTGCTGGTGGATAACTGCGATGAGTTCATCTACTACGAGGATCTGATTCGCTCCCCCAAGAAGCCGCCCGCTGTCTCCGGCCTGCCCGAGAAGAAGGCGGAGGTGTTTGAACTCCTGAGCGACTCCATTCAGGCCCTTATGCGGGAGAATAAAGAGGTGCTGTGGGGGTCAATGGTCAAGCAGACAATGATCCGCAAACGGCCTTCTTTTAACGAGGGATACTACGGGTACAGCACCTTTTCCAAGCTGTTGGA of the Candidatus Methylomirabilis tolerans genome contains:
- a CDS encoding zinc ribbon domain-containing protein — encoded protein: MPIYEYECEVCRHTFEVIQKISDKPIKKCVLCQGKVHKMLSAPGLLFKGSGWYVTDYANPERKKAVEAEKKAASADSGSTKAESKESKKSGTH
- a CDS encoding TVP38/TMEM64 family protein, giving the protein MKKTVMIATILTIVVGLVSTYVLFSEWLDPREYWEWIETSVNDQALVRYVKQSGPWAPLVFIGLQALQIVVAPFPGEVTGIIGGYLFGTLLGLIYSTIGLTVGSCLAFGLGRWMGHHFARRFVTPQTYDMFFFLTRTHGKLITFLLFLIPGFPKDFLCYILGASPLPFGVFFLLSTVGRIPGTWFLSMQGRQVRAAHYGSFFALIFFLSVGLLLLYLYREPLFKWIKLDHYRRQRRKRDMTRDSEVG
- a CDS encoding sodium:calcium antiporter; this encodes MNVTLRLMTAILLPLQWIVIRILGIHLPPEWEAVGAGLAIFGAAFILSWAAEVAQADIPQALALAFLALVAVLPEYAVDIYFAWSAGKDPTYIAYATANMTGANRLLIGLGWASVVVTFWLKTRHRQVVLDRSRSIELLHLTLATVYSFLIPLKGTLSVLDSVVLLAIFVSYMISASKAKIVEPELDGGVGELLMRMRPNLRRLATVALFVHAGLGIFLAAEPFAEGLLATGRAFAIEEFLLVQWLAPLASESPEFIVAIVFALRGNPGASMGTLVSSKVNQWTLLIGMLPLAYNLSAGHLGAMHLDARQIEEIFLTAAQSFFAVAVLANLSFSLLEAGLFFSLFITQLFFTDPFSRHLYAIAYILLAATWLIVSRSSRQGLATMVVERWTGKDMASSPQE
- a CDS encoding NYN domain-containing protein, with amino-acid sequence MNEEKRLALFIDFENIAIGIKQAKHKQFEIGLVLERLVEKGKIMVKRAYADWGRYAEYKRPLHEAAIELIDIPQKRISGKNSADIRLAVDAMDMAYSKEHLDTFVIVSGDSDFSPLVSKLRENNKEVIGLGVKNSVSELLVDNCDEFIYYEDLIRSPKKPPAVSGLPEKKAEVFELLSDSIQALMRENKEVLWGSMVKQTMIRKRPSFNEGYYGYSTFSKLLEDAAKHHIIELKRDPKSGTYIIISFVEAA